A region of the Amycolatopsis sp. cg13 genome:
CGAAGGCCGAGATCCAGGCGACGGTCGACCCGCTGATCGACCGGTGGATCGCCGAACCCGCCGACACCGCGATCTCGCACTGGCTGCACGACGGGATGCCGCCGGGGAAAACCCGCGACCGCGAATACATCTACCCGACGATCTACGTGTACCTGCTCGGCGCGATGCAGGAACCGGGCCACGGCATGGCCTCGACCCTGACCGGGCTGTTCAGCGAACCCGATCAGCTCGAGCAGGTGGTGGACGACCCGGCGCTGATCCCCCGCGCGATCTCCGAGGGGATGCGCTGGACCTCGCCGATCTGGTCGGCCACCGCGCGGATCTCGACCAAGGCGGTCACCGTCGCCGGGGTCGACCTTCCCGCGGGCACGCCGGTGATCCTGTCCTACGGTTCGGCGAACCACGACACCGGCGTCTACGAGGCCCCGACCCGCTACGACCTGCACCGTCCGCCGTTGCCGCACCTGGCGTTCGGTGCCGGGAACCACGCCTGCGCCGGGATCTACTTCGCCAACCACGTCATGCGGATCGCCCTGGAGGAACTGTTCGAATCGATCCCGAACCTCGAACGCGACACCTCCTCCGACGTCGAGTTCTGGGGCTGGGGCTTCCGCGGGCCGACGTCGCTGCACGTCGCCTGGGAGGCCTGACATGTCCTTCACCGCGACCGTCGGCGGCCGGGAAGTGCCATGCGGGCAACACCAGCCGATGCTCGACGCCTTCCTCCGGGCCGGCGTCTGGATGCCGAACTCCTGCAACCAGGGCACCTGCGGCATCTGCAAACTACGGGTGGTCGAGGGCGCCGTGGACCACTGCGACTCCCCCGCCGACACCCTGACCGACGACGAGCGGGCGGCGGGCCTGGCACTGGCGTGTCAGGCCCGGCTCCGCTCGAACGTCGTCATCGAAACCGCGGGCGGCGGCCGGGCCACGCACCCGCTGCGCGACCTCACCGCGACCGTCCGCGAGGTCCAGGACATCGCCCGCGACACCCGGCGGCTGCGGCTCGGCCTGCCCGAACCGCTGGCTTTCCACGCGGGCCAGTACGTCGAGCTCACCGTGCCCGGCACCGGCGTGCGCCGCCAGTACTCGCTGGTCAACACCGCCGACGAGGACAAAGTCCTGGAGCTGCACGTCCGGTTGGTGCCCGGCGGCGCGGCGACCGAACAGTGGATCTTCGCGGACCTCTCCGTCGGAGAACAAGTCCAAGTCACCGGCCCGCTCGGCGACTTCTTCCTGCCTCCGGCCGACGAGGACGACGGCGGCCCCATGGCGCTCATCGGCGGCGGCACCGGTCTCGCTCCGCTGATCGGCCTCGCGCGCACCGCGCTGTCCCGGGATCCGGCCCGGAAAGTGTTGCTGTACCACGGAGTTCGGGGCGCGGCCGACCTCTACGACCTCGACCTGATGGCCGAACTCGCCGACAGCTACCCGGGCTTCGCGTTCCTGCCGGTGCTGTCGCACGAGCCCGAGAACAGCACGCACCGCACCGGTTTCCCGACCGATTGCTTCCTCGAAGACGTCCCCAGCGCACGCGGCTGGTCGGGCTGGCTCTGCGGGCCTCCGCCAATGGTCGAGGCCGGAGTGAAAGCGTTCAAACGTCGCCGGATGGCGCCGCGGATGATCCACCGGGAGAACTTCACCCCGGCCACGACCTGACCCGGCAGGCAGAAATTCCCGCGCAGGCAACGAAATTCCGCTACTACGGCCGGTTCGGCTCGTCCTCGGCGCAGCTGATCAGCAGC
Encoded here:
- a CDS encoding cytochrome P450 — encoded protein: MTTNTTAVHDLSWIGDITMAQLERNPYEPYERLRREAPLAYVPVLGSYVATTAEICREVATSPDFEAVITPAGGRTFGHPAIIGVNGDIHADLRSMVEPALQPVEVDRWIDDLVRPIARDYLEKFENDGRAELVSQYCEPVSVRSLGDLLGLHDVSSDKLREWFAKLSRSFTNAAMTEDGEFANPEGFVQGDEAKAEIQATVDPLIDRWIAEPADTAISHWLHDGMPPGKTRDREYIYPTIYVYLLGAMQEPGHGMASTLTGLFSEPDQLEQVVDDPALIPRAISEGMRWTSPIWSATARISTKAVTVAGVDLPAGTPVILSYGSANHDTGVYEAPTRYDLHRPPLPHLAFGAGNHACAGIYFANHVMRIALEELFESIPNLERDTSSDVEFWGWGFRGPTSLHVAWEA
- a CDS encoding FAD-binding oxidoreductase, whose protein sequence is MSFTATVGGREVPCGQHQPMLDAFLRAGVWMPNSCNQGTCGICKLRVVEGAVDHCDSPADTLTDDERAAGLALACQARLRSNVVIETAGGGRATHPLRDLTATVREVQDIARDTRRLRLGLPEPLAFHAGQYVELTVPGTGVRRQYSLVNTADEDKVLELHVRLVPGGAATEQWIFADLSVGEQVQVTGPLGDFFLPPADEDDGGPMALIGGGTGLAPLIGLARTALSRDPARKVLLYHGVRGAADLYDLDLMAELADSYPGFAFLPVLSHEPENSTHRTGFPTDCFLEDVPSARGWSGWLCGPPPMVEAGVKAFKRRRMAPRMIHRENFTPATT